A DNA window from Niabella yanshanensis contains the following coding sequences:
- the mutY gene encoding A/G-specific adenine glycosylase, translated as MSNLTHKRLEVSNFSKLLLKWHEKDNNRQMPWKGEKDAYKVWLSEIILQQTRVEQGLAYYDNFLHNFPTIKDLAAANEKKVFKLWEGLGYYSRCRNLIATARMIAGHYGGVFPGNYNDILSLKGVGPYTASAIASFAFDLPHAVVDGNVYRVLARVFGIEEAIDSTTGKKNFHQLANELLDQKQPGRYNQAIMDFGATICKPVAPLCNHCIFKKHCVAYSCNKIQQLPVKEKKIKQRSRFFYFFIIQHGSKTAIRERLDKDIWQHLHEFPLIELPQGNTTDSAVTEALQMKWINGESFIKAEPVIYRQKLTHQSITAIFINSRVHELPGSLRNYEWVDEDRLSAYSFPKIINDYLSNRALVNE; from the coding sequence TTGAGCAATTTAACACATAAACGACTGGAAGTCAGCAATTTTTCAAAATTGTTGTTAAAGTGGCATGAAAAAGATAATAACCGCCAAATGCCCTGGAAAGGAGAGAAAGACGCTTACAAAGTATGGCTAAGTGAGATTATTTTACAACAGACAAGGGTAGAACAAGGACTCGCGTACTATGATAATTTCCTCCATAATTTTCCTACGATCAAAGATTTAGCAGCGGCAAACGAGAAAAAAGTATTTAAGTTATGGGAAGGCCTCGGCTATTATTCGCGTTGCCGCAATCTTATTGCTACCGCCCGTATGATCGCTGGACACTATGGAGGAGTGTTTCCGGGTAATTACAACGATATATTAAGTCTCAAAGGTGTTGGCCCTTATACGGCATCTGCTATTGCCTCTTTTGCCTTTGATTTGCCCCATGCCGTTGTAGATGGCAATGTTTACAGGGTTTTAGCCCGGGTTTTTGGGATTGAAGAAGCGATTGACAGCACAACCGGTAAAAAGAATTTTCATCAGCTGGCCAATGAGCTGCTCGATCAAAAACAACCGGGCAGGTACAACCAGGCCATTATGGACTTTGGTGCTACTATATGCAAGCCGGTAGCGCCCTTATGTAACCATTGCATTTTTAAAAAACACTGTGTCGCTTATTCTTGTAACAAAATACAGCAGCTACCGGTGAAAGAAAAGAAAATCAAACAAAGAAGCCGATTTTTTTATTTCTTTATTATTCAGCATGGCAGTAAAACTGCCATAAGAGAGCGATTAGATAAGGATATATGGCAGCATCTGCATGAATTCCCGTTGATAGAATTACCCCAGGGAAATACCACTGATAGCGCTGTTACTGAAGCGCTGCAGATGAAATGGATCAACGGGGAGAGCTTTATAAAAGCGGAACCCGTTATTTATCGCCAAAAATTGACGCATCAAAGCATTACAGCAATATTTATCAATAGCCGGGTGCACGAATTACCCGGTTCGCTTAGAAATTATGAGTGGGTTGACGAGGACAGGCTATCCGCTTATTCCTTTCCTAAAATCATCAATGATTATTTGAGCAACAGGGCATTAGTAAATGAATAA
- a CDS encoding HU family DNA-binding protein, with the protein MRKADLVNKISDKTGIPKVDVLVTLETMFKEVKDTLASGENIYIRGFGSFITKKRAAKIGRNIKKNVAVHIPEHYIPAFKPAKEFSIEVKKLKEPKPDDGPGEDGDD; encoded by the coding sequence ATGCGAAAAGCGGACTTGGTAAACAAGATATCTGACAAAACCGGCATCCCCAAAGTAGATGTGCTGGTTACACTCGAAACTATGTTTAAAGAGGTTAAAGACACTTTGGCTTCTGGTGAAAACATTTACATTCGTGGTTTCGGCAGCTTTATAACTAAAAAGCGGGCTGCAAAAATTGGCCGCAATATTAAGAAAAATGTAGCGGTACATATCCCCGAACATTATATTCCTGCATTTAAACCAGCGAAGGAGTTTAGCATCGAAGTGAAAAAACTGAAAGAGCCAAAACCAGATGATGGGCCCGGAGAGGACGGCGACGATTAA
- a CDS encoding single-stranded DNA-binding protein codes for MRGVNRVMLIGNLGKDPEVQLLEGNISVAKFPLATTETFKDRSGKLVSQTEWHTVVLWRGLADLAQKFLHKSSLVYIEGRLRTRNWEDKDGVKKYITEVVGENLIMLDKKAEGLTHEHDDPAPGGPASGEEGEPDAINF; via the coding sequence ATGAGAGGGGTTAATCGGGTAATGCTAATCGGTAACTTAGGTAAAGATCCTGAAGTACAGCTACTGGAGGGGAATATCTCAGTTGCCAAATTTCCTTTGGCAACTACCGAAACTTTTAAAGACAGATCGGGAAAACTGGTATCGCAAACGGAATGGCACACGGTAGTATTGTGGCGTGGTTTGGCCGACCTTGCCCAGAAATTTTTACATAAGTCGAGCCTGGTTTATATAGAGGGAAGATTGCGCACCAGGAACTGGGAAGATAAGGACGGGGTGAAAAAATATATTACCGAGGTAGTTGGCGAAAATCTGATCATGCTGGATAAAAAGGCCGAAGGATTAACGCATGAGCACGACGACCCGGCACCTGGCGGGCCGGCTTCCGGCGAAGAAGGGGAACCTGATGCAATTAACTTTTAA